In the Drosophila gunungcola strain Sukarami unplaced genomic scaffold, Dgunungcola_SK_2 000001F, whole genome shotgun sequence genome, one interval contains:
- the LOC128261867 gene encoding SWI/SNF-related matrix-associated actin-dependent regulator of chromatin subfamily A containing DEAD/H box 1 homolog, translating into MSDSPVAASASASSPAKSSLSDLRQFRINKSASSVAAGPAKTERVPGKKRIQVMADSDSDGNDSQTPKKTKLELTVKEKEERYMAAAKISPQFDTMAIQESLSRTNWDVAASVRYLRENCKPKSQNGPLVKPKLKPSSNGTSGTSQGHFSDNDHSDDEDVKQSKDQVYDSDDSDTEMSTKMTGQRKKVFQFMNEATLIELQSVKTLSEKKALAILEVRPFSDWAGLRRKLESIRMSGDLLNYAQELINKQNTVATILSKCNNMVSRLEKAISNGAGIVEQPKLLTTDLQLADYQIIGLNWLTVMHKQEMNGILADEMGLGKTIQVIAFLAYLKENGLSQAAHLIVVPSSTLDNWEAEISRWCPKLVVEKYHGSQDERRRMRGRFAKDGFTGFDVLLTTYHIVGSTPEERKMFRVCKLDYVIFDEAHMLKNMTTQRYANLITINARMRILLTGTPLQNNLLELISLLCFVMPKFFAKSIEDIKSLFVKKGKSDGDQEEVSQFQETQIQRAKRIMKPFVLRRLKKDVLKNLPKKLSLVEKVPMSTQQKHYYKEVVEYYSNNKGEVCSSSDRAGIAIMMEMRRIANHPLLCRHYFTDEILRGFSKRLASASSYKKTNEQYIFEELAVMSDFQVYQMCNKHEFYDVKIPDKLICDSGKFAYLDTLLPKLKEEGHRVLLFSQFTMMLDIVEEYLRVRKFGFCRLDGATAVNVRQDLITDFNGDDSIFVFLLSTKAGGVGINLTAADTCIIHDIDFNPYNDKQAEDRCHRMGQQRPVTIYRLISESTIEEGILMAAEEKLKLEKDITSNEKGEVHEQRCVVKLLTTALGLDKDQEEQLNNSLNNSIASPAK; encoded by the exons ATGTCGGACAGCCCAGTGGCCGCATCAGCGTCCGCGTCCTCGCCCGCCAAGTCGAGTCTCAGCGACCTGCGACAATTTCGCATCAACAAGAGTGCCTCCTCTGTCGCCGCAGGTCCTGCGAAAACTG AGCGTGTGCCCGGCAAGAAACGCATCCAGGTGATGGCGGACAGTGACAGTGACGGAAACGACTCCCAGACGCCCAAGAAGACCAAGCTGGAGCTGACCGtcaaggagaaggaggagcgCTACATGGCGGCCGCTAAGATTTCGCCACAGTTTGATACAATG gCTATTCAGGAGTCACTATCCCGCACTAATTGGGATGTGGCTGCATCTGTGCGTTACCTACGGGAAAACTGCAAGCCCAAGAGCCAGAATGGCCCGCTGGTCAAGCCCAAGCTGAAGCCCAGCTCAAATGGGACCAGCGGAACCTCCCAAGGCCACTTCTCAGATAACGACCACTCGGACGACGAGGATGTGAAGCAGTCCAAGGATCAGGTGTACGACAGCGATGACAGCGACACCGAGATGTCCACCAAGATGACAGGACAGCGCAAAAAGGTGTTCCAGTTCATGAACGAGGCCACACTCATTGAGCTGCAGTCTGTTAAGACGCTGTCCGAAAAGAAAGCATTAGCCATTCTAGAAGTGCGGCCGTTTAGTGATTGGGCCGGGCTACGCAGAAAGCTGGAGAGCATCAGGATGTCGGGTGATCTCCTGAACTACGCCCAGGAGTTGATCAACAAACAGAACACGGTGGCCACCATTTTAAGTAAGTGCAACAACATGGTGTCCCGTTTGGAGAAAGCCATTTCCAATGGTGCCGGCATTGTGGAGCAGCCTAAGCTCCTTACCACCGA CTTACAGCTGGCTGACTACCAGATAATTGGTCTCAACTGGCTCACAGTGATGCACAAACAGGAAATGAATGGCATTTTAGCGGATGAAATGGGTCTGGGCAAGACAATTCAAGTGATTGCATTTCTGGCTTACCTCAAGGAGAATGGTCTCAGCCAGGCGGCCCACTTGATTGTGGTTCCTTCGTCCACGCTGGACAATTGGGAGGCGGAGATCAGCCGCTGGTGCCCCAAACTGGTGGTGGAAAAGTATCACGGCTCGCAGGACGAACGCCGGAGAATGCGGGGGCGTTTTGCTAAGGATGGCTTTACTGGCTTCGATGTTCTTCTGACCAC TTACCACATTGTTGGATCCACGCCCGAGGAGAGGAAAATGTTCCGTGTTTGCAAGTTGGACTACGTCATCTTCGATGAAGCCCACATGTTGAAGAACATGACCACGCAACGCTATGCCAACCTTATAACTATCAATGCCAGGATGCGCATCCTTCTCACCGGAACTCCGCTGCAGAACAATCTGCTCGAGCTGATCTCCCTGTTGTGTTTCGTGATGCCCAAATTCTTTGCCAAGAGCATCGAGGACATAAAATCGTTGTTCGTCAAG AAGGGCAAAAGTGATGGCGACCAGGAGGAGGTGTCTCAATTCCAGGAAACACAGATCCAGAGAGCCAAGCGCATTATGAAACCATTTGTACTCAGACGCCTTAAAAAAGATGTTCTTAAGAACTTGCCGAAGAAGCTAAGTCTTGTG GAAAAAGTACCCATGAGCACCCAACAAAAGCACTATTATAAAGAAGTGGTTGAGTATTATTCCAACAATAAAGGTGAGGTTTGCAGTAGCAGTGATCGGGCCGGCATAGCGATCATGATGGAAATGCGACGCATTGCCAATCATCCGCTTTTATGCCGTCACTATTTTACCGACGAGATACTGCGTGGATTTTCCAAGCGCCTGGCAAGTGCCAGCTCCTACAAGAAGACCAACGAGCAATACATCTTTGAAGAGCTGGCCGTTATGTCGGATTTTCAGGTCTATCAGATGTGCAACAAGCAT GAGTTTTACGACGTGAAAATACCCGACAAGTTGATCTGCGATTCCGGGAAGTTTGCGTATCTAGATACACTACTTCCGAAGTTGAAGGAAGAGGGACATCGTGTTCTGCTCTTCAGTCAGTTCACCATGATGCTGGACATTGTGGAGGAGTATCTGCGGGTACGAAAGTTCGGCTTCTGCCGCCTGGACGGAGCGACCGCCGTAAATGTGCGCCAGGACTTGATCACCGACTTCAATGGGGACGACAGCATTTTCGTGTTCCTGCTCTCCACCAAAGCCGGGGGCGTTGGCATCAACCTGACGGCTGCCGACACCTGCATCATTCACGACATCGACTTCAATCCGTACAACGATAAGCAGGCCGAGGATCGGTGTCACCGCATGGGTCAGCAGCGTCCGGTGACCATTTACCGACTCATATCCGAGAGTACCATCGAGGAGGGCATCCTGATGGCCGCCGAAGAGAAGCTAAAGCTAGAAAAGGACATTACGTCCAATGAGAAGGGCGAGGTGCATGAGCAGCGGTGTGTGGTTAAGCTGCTGACCACTGCCCTTGGATTGGACAAGGATCAGGAGGAGCAGTTAAACAACTCTCTGAACAACTCCATAGCCTCGCCCGCCAAGTAG
- the LOC128261879 gene encoding probable splicing factor, arginine/serine-rich 7 codes for MAGGNTPRVIQVTNIAPQATKDQMQTLFGNIGKIEEIRLYPTIRDVSCPVQSRICYVKYTETTSVPVAQHLTNTVFIDRALIVIPVLAIPEEYRALEMLKNGTIVPGLQKPDSKLPPEVINRIEGQLPQQVIKTYDPKLVEFNLPEYPALPSFYDGRKIEEIRRTIIVCDVKNEWRLDDLMDCFQRAGEVKYARWAEKDNKTYCMIEFCEQTSIIHALRMQGQEFKGGHLSVYHSTYSITKPEAKSNEAAQAEIEEAMTIVKEAQSMISAAIDPVIGMLAKDKRRRSRSRSRSRERRTSRSRSHRSTSRRRSKRSGSRERRSVSRSRRSRSRGKHSSRSRSKRSRSRHRRSTSRSRRSRSRGGKHSRSSRSRGKRSRSRHRRSTSRSRSSRSHGAGGGASGNGKRSRSRERSKKSHRSEKHSSRSPRSRSKRSSPSPPPATSSSKSRSSRSKDPALVSSKSSRRRERSRTPEARKLKSISEDLEVKSSRSSADSKSRKSVSVEKSDNMDISNSP; via the coding sequence ATGGCTGGCGGCAACACCCCGCGTGTGATCCAGGTGACCAACATAGCGCCGCAGGCCACCAAGGACCAGATGCAGACGCTGTTCGGCAACATCGGCAAGATAGAGGAGATCCGTCTGTACCCCACCATCCGGGACGTCTCCTGTCCGGTGCAGTCGCGCATCTGCTACGTGAAGTACACGGAGACGACTAGTGTGCCGGTGGCCCAGCACCTGACCAACACGGTGTTTATCGATCGCGCCCTGATCGTCATCCCGGTGCTGGCCATTCCCGAGGAGTACCGGGCCCTGGAGATGCTCAAAAACGGTACCATTGTGCCGGGTCTCCAGAAGCCGGACTCCAAGCTGCCGCCGGAGGTCATCAACCGCATCGAGGGCCAGCTGCCGCAGCAGGTGATCAAGACGTATGACCCCAAGCTGGTCGAGTTCAATCTGCCGGAGTACCCGGCCCTGCCCTCCTTCTACGATGGCCGCAAGATCGAGGAGATCCGGCGCACCATCATCGTGTGCGACGTGAAGAACGAGTGGCGCCTGGACGACCTGATGGACTGCTTTCAGCGCGCCGGCGAGGTGAAGTACGCCCGCTGGGCCGAGAAGGACAACAAGACGTACTGCATGATCGAATTCTGCGAGCAGACCAGCATTATCCACGCCCTGCGCATGCAGGGCCAGGAGTTCAAGGGCGGCCACCTGAGCGTCTACCACTCCACATACTCCATAACCAAGCCGGAGGCCAAGTCCAATGAGGCAGCCCAGGCGGAGATCGAGGAGGCCATGACCATTGTAAAGGAGGCGCAGAGCATGATCTCCGCCGCCATTGACCCGGTGATCGGTATGCTCGCCAAGGACAAGCGGCGTAGGTCGCGATCACGTTCTCGTTCCCGCGAACGTCGCACTAGTCGCTCTCGATCGCACCGCTCCACATCGCGGCGGCGGTCAAAGCGCTCTGGCTCCAGGGAGCGTCGCAGTGTGTCGCGCTCCCGGCGCTCACGCTCGCGGGGCAAGCACTCATCGCGATCCCGCAGCAAGCGCTCTAGATCCCGGCATCGTCGCAGCACCTCGCGTTCCAGGAGATCGCGCTCCCGCGGTGGCAAACACTCTCGCTCGTCAAGATCGCGTGGCAAGCGCTCTAGGTCCCGTCATCGCCGCAGCACCTCCCGCTCCCGTAGCTCACGCTCCCACGGAGCTGGAGGTGGGGCCAGTGGAAACGGCAAGCGTTCCCGGTCCCGTGAGCGCAGCAAGAAGTCGCACCGCAGCGAGAAGCACTCTTCGCGATCACCCCGGTCCAGAAGCAAGCGCAGCTCACCCTCACCGCCGCCGgcaaccagcagcagcaagtcACGCTCCAGTCGCAGCAAGGACCCGGCCCTCGTGTCCTCCAAATCCTCGCGGCGGCGCGAACGCTCACGCACTCCCGAAGCACGCAAACTGAAATCCATCTCCGAGGACTTGGAGGTGAAAAGCTCGCGCTCCAGCGCCGATTCGAAGTCACGTAAATCGGTGAGCGTTGAAAAGTCGGACAACATGGACATCTCCAACTCCCCCTAG
- the LOC128261886 gene encoding 3-ketoacyl-CoA thiolase, mitochondrial, which translates to MSAATKGIYIVAAKRTAFGTFGGSLKGINQTQLQTTAAKAALDAAGLKGEQVDTVIVGNVIASSSTDGIYVPRHVGLNCGVPIEKPALGINRLCGSGFQSIVNGAQDILVGGAKVALTGGVENMSQSPFIARNMRFGTTLGANYNLEDALWAGLTDTYCKLPMALTAENLADQYKITRERVDEFALLSQKNWEKGQKEGAFDAEITPIKLKVKGKEVDFVVDEHPRPKTTIEGLNKLPSLFKKGGVVTAGTASGICDGASAVIVASEEALKEYNLKPLARLVAFSFVGVKPEIMGIGPVPAIQNVLKVAGKKLEDIDLIEINEAFAAQTLACADALKLDPSKLNVNGGAIALGHPLGASGSRITGHLVHELQRKKLKYGIGSACIGGGQGIALLLEAV; encoded by the exons atgtcAGCAGCAACTAAAG GTATCTATATTGTGGCTGCCAAGCGCACGGCCTTTGGAACCTTCGGTGGATCCCTGAAGGGCATCAACCAGACCCAGCTCCAGACGACTGCTGCAAAGGCTGCCCTGGATGCCGCCGGTCTGAAGGGAGAGCAGGTGGACACCGTCATCGTCGGAAACGTGATTGCG TCCTCCTCCACGGATGGCATTTATGTACCCCGCCATGTGGGTCTCAACTGCGGTGTGCCCATAGAGAAACCCGCCCTCGGCATCAACCGATTGTGCGGCTCCGGCTTCCAGTCCATCGTCAACGGAGCCCAGGACATCCTGGTTGGTGGTGCCAAGGTGGCTCTGACCGGCGGTGTGGAGAACATGTCCCAGAGTCCGTTCATCGCGAGGAACATGCGCTTCGGCACCACCTTGGGCGCCAACTACAACTTGGAGGACGCCCTGTGGGCTGGCCTCACCGACACGTATTGCAAGCTGCCAATGGCGCTGACCGCCGAGAACCTGGCCGACCAGTACAAGATCACCAGGGAGCGCGTCGACGAATTCGCGCTGCTGTCCCAAAAAAACTGGGAGAAGGGCCAGAAGGAGGGCGCCTTCGACGCCGAGATCACACCCATCAAGCTGAAGGTCAAGGGCAAGGAGGTGGACTTCGTGGTGGACGAGCACCCTCGTCCCAAAACCACCATCGAGGGTCTGAACAAGCTGCCCTCGCTCTTCAAGAAGGGCGGCGTTGTGACGGCCGGAACTGCCTCCGGAATCTGTGATGGAGCCTCCGCTGTGATTGTGGCATCGGAGGAGGCCCTCAAGGAGTACAACCTGAAGCCCCTGGCCCGTCTGGTGGCCTTCTCTTTTGTGGGCGTTAAGCCAGAGATCATGGGCATTGGCCCAGTGCCCGCCATTCAGAATGTCCTGAAGGTTGCTGGCAAGAAACTGGAGGACATTGATCTGATTGAG ATCAACGAAGCCTTTGCCGCCCAGACACTGGCCTGTGCCGATGCCCTGAAACTAGATCCCTCCAAGCTGAATGTAAATGGCGGTGCCATTGCTCTGGGACATCCCCTGGGAGCCAGTGGCTCTCGCATCACTGGCCACCTAGTTCACGAGTTGCA GCGCAAGAAGCTGAAGTACGGCATTGGATCCGCCTGCATCGGAGGTGGtcagggcattgctttgctccTGGAGGCTGTCTAA
- the LOC128261901 gene encoding translocon-associated protein subunit gamma, producing MGSGKQQKVQSSGFTKEEELLLQDFSRNVSTKSSALFYGNAFIVSAVPIWLFWRIHNMDLWPSSILFVLVTAASTYLMATAYKNIKFQLKHKIAGRREEAVTREVNRQVGDDKKVTRKEKDERILWKKNEVADYEATTFSIFYNNAIYLAVIIFISFFILKNSTPFINYIFSVGIASGALALFSTSAQTN from the exons ATGGGCTCCGGCAAGCAACAGAAAGTGCAGTCCTCGGGCTTCACCAAGGAagaggagctgctgctgcaggacTTCAGCCGCAATGTGAGCACCAAGTCCTCGGCGCTCTTCTATGGCAATGCCTTTATCGTGTCGGCCGTTCCAATCT GGCTCTTCTGGCGCATCCACAACATGGATCTGTGGCCCAGCTCCATCCTGTTCGTCCTGGTGACGGCGGCTAGCACTTATCTGATGGCCACCGCCTACAAGAACATCAAGTTCCAGCTGAAGCACAAGATCGCCGGCCGCAGGGAGGAGGCGGTGACCCGCGAGGTCAATCGCCAGGTGGGCGACGACAAGAAGGTCACGCGCAAGGAGAAGGACGAGCGCATCCTGTGGAAGAAGAACGAAGTGGCCGACTACGAGGCCACCACCTTCTCCATCTTCTACAACAACGCCATCTATCTGGCCGTGATCATCTTCATCAGCTTCTTCATCCTGAAGAACTCGACGCCATTCATCAACTACATCTTCTCGGTGGGCATCGCCAGCGGCGCCCTGGCGCTCTTCTCCACCAGTGCCCAGACGAATTAA